From Bos indicus isolate NIAB-ARS_2022 breed Sahiwal x Tharparkar chromosome 4, NIAB-ARS_B.indTharparkar_mat_pri_1.0, whole genome shotgun sequence, the proteins below share one genomic window:
- the MKRN1 gene encoding E3 ubiquitin-protein ligase makorin-1 isoform X2 encodes MHGVCKEGDNCRYSHDLSDSPYGVVCKYFQRGYCIYGDRCRYEHSKPLKQEEATATDLTAKSSLAASSSLSSVGPTVDMNMGEAESRNSNFATVGAGSEDWVNAIEFVPGQPYCGRTAPSSAEAPLQGSVTKEDAEKEQSAVETKKQLCPYAAVGECRYGENCAYLHGDACDMCGLQVLHPVDAAQRSQHIKSCIEAHEKDMELSFAVQRSKDMVCGICMEVVYEKANPSERRFGILSNCNHTYCLKCIRKWRSAKQFESKIIKSCPECRITSNFVIPSEYWVEEKEEKQKLIQKYKEAMSNKACRYFDEGRGSCPFGGNCFYKHAYPDGRREEPQRQKVGTSSRCRAQRRNHFWELIEERENGNPFDDEEEVVTFELGEMLLMLLAAGGDDELTDSEDEWDLFHDELEDFYDLDL; translated from the exons ATGCATGGGGTTTGTAAGGAAGGAGATAACTGTCGCTACTCACACGACCTCTCTGACAGTCCATATGGTGTAGTGTGCAAGTATTTTCAGCGAGGGTACTGTATTTATGGAGACCGCTGCAG atatgAACATAGCAAGCCACTGAAACAGGAAGAAGCAACTGCTACAGATCTAACTGCAAAGTCATCCCTTGCTGCTTCCTCAAGTCTCTCATCAGTTGGACCGACTGTTGATATGAATATGGGCGAAGCTGAGTCAAGAAATTCAAACTTTGCAACTGTAGGAGCCGGTTCAGAAGACTGGGTGAATGCCATCGAGTTTGTTCCGGGGCAGCCCTACTGTGGCCGGA CTGCCCCTTCCTCTGCTGAAGCCCCCCTGCAGGGCTCAGTGACCAAGGAAGATGCGGAGAAGGAGCAAAGTGCAGTGGAGACCAAGAAGCAGCTCTGCCCCTATGCTGCAGTGGGGGAGTGCCGCTACGGGGAGAACTGCGCGTACCTGCACGGAGACGCGTGTGACATGTGCGGGCTGCAGGTCCTACATCCTGTGGATGCCGCCCAGAGGTCACAGCATATAAAA TCCTGCATCGAGGCCCATGAGAAGGACATGGAGCTCTCGTTCGCGGTGCAGCGCAGCAAGGACATGGTGTGTGGCATCTGCATGGAGGTGGTCTACGAGAAAGCCAACCCCAGCGAGCGCCGCTTCGGGATCCTCTCCAACTGCAACCACACCTACTGTCTCAAGTGTATTCGCAAGTGGAGGAGTGCTAAGCAATTTGAGAGCAAGATCATAAA GTCCTGCCCAGAATGCCGGATCACATCTAACTTTGTCATTCCAAGTGAGTACTGggtggaggagaaagaagagaagcagaaactcATTCAGAAATACAAGGAGGCAATGAG CAACAAGGCGTGCAGGTATTTTGATGAAGGCCGTGGGAGCTGCCCATTTGGAGGGAACTGTTTTTACAAGCATGCGTACCCTGATGGCCGTAGAGAGgagccacagagacagaaagtgggaACATCAAGCAGATGCCGG GCCCAACGAAGGAACCACTTCTGGGAGCTCATCGAGGAACGAGAGAACGGCAACCCTTTTGACGATGAAGAGGAGGTTGTCACCTTTGAGCTGGGCGAGATGTTGCTTATGCTCTTGGCTGCAGGTGGGGACGACGAGCTGACAGACTCTGAAGATGAGTGGGACTTGTTTCACGATGAGCTGGAAGATTTTTATGACTTGGATCTATAG
- the MKRN1 gene encoding E3 ubiquitin-protein ligase makorin-1 isoform X1, whose protein sequence is MAEAAAPGTTATPSGAGAAAAAAAAASPTPIPAVTSLSPGAGGGGGGSDGGGGGGGGGGGGGWTKQVTCRYFMHGVCKEGDNCRYSHDLSDSPYGVVCKYFQRGYCIYGDRCRYEHSKPLKQEEATATDLTAKSSLAASSSLSSVGPTVDMNMGEAESRNSNFATVGAGSEDWVNAIEFVPGQPYCGRTAPSSAEAPLQGSVTKEDAEKEQSAVETKKQLCPYAAVGECRYGENCAYLHGDACDMCGLQVLHPVDAAQRSQHIKSCIEAHEKDMELSFAVQRSKDMVCGICMEVVYEKANPSERRFGILSNCNHTYCLKCIRKWRSAKQFESKIIKSCPECRITSNFVIPSEYWVEEKEEKQKLIQKYKEAMSNKACRYFDEGRGSCPFGGNCFYKHAYPDGRREEPQRQKVGTSSRCRAQRRNHFWELIEERENGNPFDDEEEVVTFELGEMLLMLLAAGGDDELTDSEDEWDLFHDELEDFYDLDL, encoded by the exons ATGGCGGAGGCTGCAGCTCCCGGAACAACAGCCACACCATCAGGAGCAggagcggcagcggcggcggcggcagcggcttCCCCCACCCCTATCCCCGCAGTCACCTCGCTGtccccgggggcggggggcgggggaggcggcagcgacggcggcggcggcggcggcggcggcggcggcggcggcggctggacTAAGCAGGTCACCTGCAG GTATTTCATGCATGGGGTTTGTAAGGAAGGAGATAACTGTCGCTACTCACACGACCTCTCTGACAGTCCATATGGTGTAGTGTGCAAGTATTTTCAGCGAGGGTACTGTATTTATGGAGACCGCTGCAG atatgAACATAGCAAGCCACTGAAACAGGAAGAAGCAACTGCTACAGATCTAACTGCAAAGTCATCCCTTGCTGCTTCCTCAAGTCTCTCATCAGTTGGACCGACTGTTGATATGAATATGGGCGAAGCTGAGTCAAGAAATTCAAACTTTGCAACTGTAGGAGCCGGTTCAGAAGACTGGGTGAATGCCATCGAGTTTGTTCCGGGGCAGCCCTACTGTGGCCGGA CTGCCCCTTCCTCTGCTGAAGCCCCCCTGCAGGGCTCAGTGACCAAGGAAGATGCGGAGAAGGAGCAAAGTGCAGTGGAGACCAAGAAGCAGCTCTGCCCCTATGCTGCAGTGGGGGAGTGCCGCTACGGGGAGAACTGCGCGTACCTGCACGGAGACGCGTGTGACATGTGCGGGCTGCAGGTCCTACATCCTGTGGATGCCGCCCAGAGGTCACAGCATATAAAA TCCTGCATCGAGGCCCATGAGAAGGACATGGAGCTCTCGTTCGCGGTGCAGCGCAGCAAGGACATGGTGTGTGGCATCTGCATGGAGGTGGTCTACGAGAAAGCCAACCCCAGCGAGCGCCGCTTCGGGATCCTCTCCAACTGCAACCACACCTACTGTCTCAAGTGTATTCGCAAGTGGAGGAGTGCTAAGCAATTTGAGAGCAAGATCATAAA GTCCTGCCCAGAATGCCGGATCACATCTAACTTTGTCATTCCAAGTGAGTACTGggtggaggagaaagaagagaagcagaaactcATTCAGAAATACAAGGAGGCAATGAG CAACAAGGCGTGCAGGTATTTTGATGAAGGCCGTGGGAGCTGCCCATTTGGAGGGAACTGTTTTTACAAGCATGCGTACCCTGATGGCCGTAGAGAGgagccacagagacagaaagtgggaACATCAAGCAGATGCCGG GCCCAACGAAGGAACCACTTCTGGGAGCTCATCGAGGAACGAGAGAACGGCAACCCTTTTGACGATGAAGAGGAGGTTGTCACCTTTGAGCTGGGCGAGATGTTGCTTATGCTCTTGGCTGCAGGTGGGGACGACGAGCTGACAGACTCTGAAGATGAGTGGGACTTGTTTCACGATGAGCTGGAAGATTTTTATGACTTGGATCTATAG